The sequence tgaacactaagctgcgaggcggctctgtcccagtgggagatgtaatgccaataagaagaagaagagtaatTCCATGTTATGGCACGTTGAGTACGTAAACAACGGGGTGCCTTTTTCATAAACTCATCTGTGGTTTACATCGATTTAGACAAGTCATGCATCAGATGGCGGTATTGAGTAAACGTCATACCCGAACAAAATAATCTCCGGTTTCGGAGATTTCCAATACAAGGATACATGGTTCTAGTGTTAACTATTTTCAAGTTTattcataaaaaatagtattatatttagattattttataataaacttATCTCGGCTATTTATTGTCTCATTTAAGTTTTTGGCAgcaaataaaattcataaaacgTTTAGACAATTTTATATATTATTAAGTGATAATCAACAAAAGAGTTTAGTTAATCTTATTATTAATCAGACTAGGTATTTATTTACTTTATAAAAGTGAAATACTATGAACTTACTTATACTTTTTGGAAGTCTgagaaaaatttgattttattgtgGATgagtaatgctgggtagacacctttacgtggtgtgttacggggtaagatctaccacggttacattgccagctacaggcaaatcctgacccaacgattaccttcctcattatccaactccgtggtacttatgagggtgtcgctaagtcagtggcctctcgttaagtaagtactacatcaacacttccttcctctccctagttacggtgaagatgggcgtggccaggagtagtaatcctcatgcttttgttatttttgtttgagactggaatcaaggactactccccttcttgatttctgatagcattctagataaggatctcaaaagtaaaacatgagtatcactagtgtccaatctacgaattacaccgtaacaatgctaatgctaatgctaaatgctgagaaaaatttgattttattgtgGATGagtaattttaattgttttgacACCGACTGAAAAATGCAATCACAGATCGGAGTTCCGAATGATCCAATTTCGGAAATGTGTCACGCGCATAAACACCGATGGCTTACCAATGGAACATAGGCCAGGTGGTCCGAACGACACAATACCTACTTGTAGAATTTTAGCCGATTTGACCGTCAGTGGGCCACCAGAGTCACCGGAACAGGCACCGGGACCGCCTGCCGCGGACAGACATATATTTTGCATGTCGATTCGATTGCCCCAGTAACGATAACATTCCATATTGGTCAAAATCGGTTTCCTTACAAACATTAGTTCGGTAGATGTGTTAAAGTTTTCTTTGGATGTTTGCCCAAACCCAGACACGGTTCCGCTCCAATAGCCAAACGTGCGGATATCCGTAGCCACAGGAAGGCGAATCGGGATAACACGGCCATTGAAGGTCATGGGTCTGCTTAGGCGAACGGTGGCAATGTCGTTACGTAGACTAGCACGCGTGAATCCAGAATGCATGCTTATTCCATCCGTGACAAAAGCAATTCGTTGCTGCGTTGGTTCGTCTTGACGAATGTCGTGTGCACCAACGATCGCAGTTCCTCTCAATACGTCCTCGACGCAGTGGGCAGCAgtcaagatacaatttttggtcaAGATCGTTCCACCGCACAGAGCAAGACCATCGGTGAAGTTGAGTATTAGAGCTGCCTGATAAGGGAACTGTCCGGGAGTAGCATCCTGCCTATCGATCATGCGTATTGGCGGTACCAATTGGCGCAAGTATTGTAGTTTATCGGGTATATGGGCCCAGTAGCGGTCGAACGTATGGATTGGACGCACCTTGGACCAATCGATCTCGATCCATTCGGCACAGCTCACTGTCAGCACAGTAATGAACAAAGCCAAATGTTTCATTGCGGATTGTAACCGCAAAGTGTACTATCATTGCTTAGGAATTTTACCTCTTTTATATGAGAGCCAAGAGGGCCATTCACAAATGACGTGAAACTAAGGGTAGATCGAGTTCTGTCAAGATATTGCTCCTTTTAGAAAAGGCAGTTAATTGTTATAATTTAGTTTTAACTATTGGTATTCGAAATTTACGATTTTGTGTATGACATACTCGTCGATCGATCCATAAAAGGGTGAAAAGGGCATTATTGCCTACTATCACGCTTTAAAAGACAAAGTATGTGAGTAGACATTTGAATCTGCAATGTTCTAGTTTTGAAGACAATTTCTTAATATTTCATTATCGAGTTATGGTATAAAAAGAAACAATACGATATGTATTAGATATCATTTGAATGCCCCTATGCTCATACTCCCACTTGGTTTCGACGTTATTTAACCATTTGGTACGAGCTAAAAGTGTATTTGAACGTATATTATGAATGATCTTCTAACATTATTATTTAAACAATACAAAATAATGGAATCGAGAAACGTAAAAATGTTACTGAAaagcaaattattttatttttaatactATTGTTTGTTCAATTCGTGCATAATAATTGGTAGCAATAATTTCTTGGAGAGTCCAAAACACTTTCACTACCCTAGAGGTAAAATTATCTACTTTAAAAGGCTCAATGAGCACGTTTATTTGGTCTGCAACCctgaaacaagaaaaaaacagGCAGTCTGTTGAATGAATAGCAATGGTATAAAAAACGTGAGTTTGTTTCGCTATATTCAACCCATAGTTGTAAGAATGATTGCAATAAAGTGTTTCAATATTGTGACAATCTGACATTGGAAtattaattaaattcaaattaatttaaatgagGTGTTTCTTACGATATTCATTAACCATGAATTGATATTCTTGAATACGATGATTATTATGAAATTAAATCACTTCAGTATACTCTTAAAATTGAGTATTGACctcgattttttgttttatatgaTCCAATGTGGTTTCTATGTTAAGTGGACTTAATTTATGGTCAAAGTTGGACGACTGGTCATCCTTACTTCTGCATTCGGACGTCCCGGGTGAAGCACTTTCTACTTTTCAATATACATATCTATCTGTTCAGTCTCTGCTGAATTACCCACACCGTGTAGACTGTGGACACAGAAAGGTGGAAAGCTTGGATGCGTAAATGCTGTAGTAGCTAAAGGACCGTGTCGTACGGTGGTCAAAAGTCAACTGACAACTAATTCGTGATTCTGAAAACTAAAAAGAAGCAAATACAGATAATACGCGTTTGAGGGATCGTAACCAAAACATCaaattgtttttctgtaaaacgTGTATTAGAAATTTAACTATTATCTTGTTCCTTTATTAGTATGAATTTCGATATTCTTTATTTCTATACTACAAACTGAATTTCACTTCTGCGCTTAGCTTGACGCTTCaataaaaaatagattttaattttagttttcgtCAATTGCATTAAAGCACAGTTCGACGAGGACAGAGTGCTCAATCCGCCTTAGCCTTGCTCCAGGTCATCGGTAGCTGACTGTCGTCTCTGGTTATTTTTACAAGTGTTACCGCGATGAGAGTCTTTCGAAATAGGAGGTAATCAGTGGTCTTGTTTGGAGTTAGAAGCGAAACAACCTTTATGCACTAAACAGAATTTACTATAACGAGATTCGAGTCATATGACCACTTAATTCCGTGTATGGTATGTAACTAACTTGACTGTTGCTCAATCTCTTGGCTTTAAAGACAGAGTACACCATATGATTACAATTCAAGCAGTTATGCTGgcacagaaattcattttctgCGTGAACATACTACCGTTAAAAAGGCGGACTTTTAAATCCTACAGACGTTCTAACCCCTATCTTaaaaccttcttcggatattaggaaaaagttacgaataacatgttaggggcatattgacccagaaatgttaATGCCTATAAAATAGTCAAATTATAACGGAATTACAAATTtcatataccgttcgaaagataaactcatcaattttgtggttaTGTGgcgatatgctggttctggagacaataaccaccgggaaacgactctacggggaccttgtcggtcatagaAGGGGAGCACAAAAATCGTTCTtatatgcctttcgatcgctaattcgtcatagattctcttaagacggtaatgtatggtccatgagagggcttccgacgaaagtggccactcctggtacatgcaaggtgcccccggggaacccgtaaaaggggacatttctgtTTTCAACTGCTTGAGTCCATTCCTAGGTTGACCTCCCATAGGATGGATTTCCTAgacatggtggcatcgcatgtgtgtggcagtgaaatggcACTGGGTTTTAAGTATGGAAAGGaaatatctaattgatttgaaagtatCGAAGTAGGCTTTATATGAACGACAACGGTGAGCCACCAaattatcaatcaaagcaatcgtggcaaTTTGCCGTcagtcaaagacatgtggtGAACCATCGCAGACAGGAGTGACAGTTTTCCGGAAGACTCCCGCTTACCTATTCCCGAAGTAAgctccacatttggcgatcTTGCCGGATTTTCATCATTTCTGAATTAGATCTCATTGTGGAGTCTGGAGCAAGCGGGAGTTTGTatggacaaaaatataattgCTTTTTTTACGTGggtgaaagtgaaaaaaatgttacataggTTTTCATGCTGTGTTTTTATGCTTTTTTATAATGGTAAGTGCATATTAAAAGACTTATTTTGCGAGAggtgaaaacttatttttttgaaaagtcggaCCAGAGAAAAGGCATAGGTCGGCATTAGGCTGACTAGTTATCAAACGAAAC comes from Armigeres subalbatus isolate Guangzhou_Male chromosome 2, GZ_Asu_2, whole genome shotgun sequence and encodes:
- the LOC134217606 gene encoding brachyurin-like — translated: MKHLALFITVLTVSCAEWIEIDWSKVRPIHTFDRYWAHIPDKLQYLRQLVPPIRMIDRQDATPGQFPYQAALILNFTDGLALCGGTILTKNCILTAAHCVEDVLRGTAIVGAHDIRQDEPTQQRIAFVTDGISMHSGFTRASLRNDIATVRLSRPMTFNGRVIPIRLPVATDIRTFGYWSGTVSGFGQTSKENFNTSTELMFVRKPILTNMECYRYWGNRIDMQNICLSAAGGPGACSGDSGGPLTVKSAKILQVGIVSFGPPGLCSIGKPSVFMRVTHFRNWIIRNSDL